The Paenibacillus sp. BIC5C1 DNA segment ATTCAAAGAACTGATTGATAATATATTGAACGGTATCTACTGGAATTGAAAATCCCATGCTCTCGATACCCACTGCTGAAAATTTCATAGAGTTAATACCAACAACTTCACCTTTGAGGTTGACCAGCGGTCCGCCGCTGTTGCCCGGATTAATGGCCGTATCTGTTTGGATCAACCGATAGGTTGCCTCCACTCCTCGATTAAGCCCACTGATTACGCCCACTGTCGCCGAGTTACGCAAAGAAAAGGAGATCGGTGTTCCGATGGCAATGACAGTTTCCCCAACGGTTGTTTGGGAAGCTTTGGCGAAGGTCGCCGGTTTAAGAGATTTGGCATTAATTTTGATTAGAGCGATATCGCTTAACGGGTCACTGTATGTTTTGGTGATTTTATATGTATTGCCATCGGTCGTCACGACCAACGGATCGATTAATCCATCAACCACATGGGCGTTCGTCACAATCCAGCCGTTAGAGCGGATGATCACGCCAGTGCCATGAGCCAGGTTATAGCGGTCCGATGTGACGCCATCCTGTGATTCAGTAGATTTGCCGATGATGCCTACAACAGACGGAGATACTTTTTCAATTACTTTCGGGATTGCTTCACTACCCTTATAATGAAACGTTCCAGATTTGGCGTCATATTGCCCAGTTCCTCCGAGAGCTTTGACTAAATCCTTTGAATTAACATATACTTGTCCATCTACCACTTTGGCTTGCATACTTGATGAAGACTCCGCTGCTCCAGCCGTTGCTGCAACACTGATCGAGAGTACAGCAGCCATCAGTATGGCTACACCCTTTTTCCCCAACACTCTCATTCTCTCACCTAACCCTCTCTATATATCCTCCGTTATGCAACCGAACTATCTGATCCATTACTGAATCTCTTTCTCTATTATCTGCAATACCGGTATCCTCAAATTTAACATACAAATTATTCCTGTACAATCGCTTTAAGACCTAATTTCTATAGAGAAGACCGTATTATCCACACCACTCTGCAAAACACAAAAAAACACCCTCCTTAACTCACTGGAAAGTGTTTGTCTGTACTTCTACTTGCTGTTTTCGAATAAGCTCAGCCTTGTCTCTACGAACCAAACCAACCGGTAATCATGGCATAGTCCGTCAAAAGAAATACAAGCAGACTGACCACTGCAAATCCGATAGCAAACAAATTCTTCTTCGGTGCGCGAAGCAGGCGAACCACCCCGATGAAAATCAGGATCGTAAATAAGATGACAAAAATATCAAACGCATTAAAATTCGAAGTACTCGCCGCGGCAGCTTCTGCAAACAGCATGGATAGACAGACCTCCTCACCATAGTTGAACATGCATTTTGCATAAATCCAATGACTGAATTCCAATCAGCAAGAAGTAAATTGAAATGAGACTCTTATTTACAACTTACAACTTGTACCCTGAACCGATTCAAGTGATGCAAAATGCCGAATGCTAACGCATACCCTAATATCTTCCT contains these protein-coding regions:
- a CDS encoding S1C family serine protease; amino-acid sequence: MRVLGKKGVAILMAAVLSISVAATAGAAESSSSMQAKVVDGQVYVNSKDLVKALGGTGQYDAKSGTFHYKGSEAIPKVIEKVSPSVVGIIGKSTESQDGVTSDRYNLAHGTGVIIRSNGWIVTNAHVVDGLIDPLVVTTDGNTYKITKTYSDPLSDIALIKINAKSLKPATFAKASQTTVGETVIAIGTPISFSLRNSATVGVISGLNRGVEATYRLIQTDTAINPGNSGGPLVNLKGEVVGINSMKFSAVGIESMGFSIPVDTVQYIINQFFEYGKIKRASLGLQLEESWSAIVGLPTDDPLTITGVLSAQAKKAKIKEGDVLYSVAGTRVSSVVDINELLKTYVPGQKVKLLMQTDGDIVTRTVVLADRADIQGDEDEQFTVDEDQ